From the genome of Gemmatimonadota bacterium, one region includes:
- a CDS encoding methanol/ethanol family PQQ-dependent dehydrogenase encodes MVMIAAGLLVPREATAQQTAEPYRPVTDERLENPEPENWLFYRGTYDGWGYSPLDQIDADNVADLVPVWSFSTGVNSGHEAPAIVNDGVMFVTTPGNQVIAIDARTGDLLWLYEHEMPEDVIGFHYTNRGVALFGDKVYMATLDARIVALDAATGEVVWDESVADNARGYYMTLAPLTARGKVMVGVSGGELGIRGFVVALDTETGEEVWRTHTVPAPDEPGNESWWGDAWQTGGAAVWLTGHYDPELGLTYWGTGNPGPWMGDVRPGDNLYSNSVVALNVDTGELVGHHQYHWNGSWDWDEVSTPLLIDVERDGRTFPALVHPGRNGYLWLLERSADAISFVDAWPYVRQNVFINIDPETGRPTYDQLRKPSTGFQADFCPSLWGGKDWPPAAYNPGTGLLYIPANENLCGSIEGREVTYRPGRAFIGADTDLTVWPGAEHIGELQAWNIDTGEEVWTREFDSPNWGPVMTTAGNLVFMGGTSDRYFRAFDARTGDQLWQQRTNSGVIGVPSSYMVDGVQYIAVQSGFGVDAASMQRRVDADRGTETFVPQGGVIWVFALGG; translated from the coding sequence ATGGTAATGATCGCGGCCGGCCTGCTCGTGCCTCGTGAAGCGACAGCTCAGCAGACCGCGGAACCGTATCGACCGGTCACCGACGAGCGTCTGGAAAACCCCGAGCCCGAGAACTGGCTCTTTTACCGAGGCACCTACGACGGCTGGGGCTACAGCCCGCTCGATCAAATCGACGCGGACAACGTTGCCGACCTGGTCCCCGTCTGGTCGTTCTCCACCGGCGTGAACAGCGGCCACGAGGCGCCGGCGATCGTCAACGACGGCGTGATGTTCGTCACCACGCCGGGCAATCAGGTGATCGCGATCGACGCGCGGACGGGCGATCTGCTCTGGTTGTACGAGCACGAGATGCCGGAGGACGTGATCGGCTTTCACTACACGAATCGCGGAGTGGCGTTGTTCGGCGACAAAGTTTACATGGCAACGCTCGACGCCCGGATCGTCGCGCTCGACGCAGCGACGGGGGAAGTAGTCTGGGACGAGTCCGTCGCGGACAATGCCAGAGGGTACTACATGACGCTCGCGCCGCTCACCGCGCGTGGGAAAGTCATGGTCGGCGTCTCGGGCGGTGAGCTCGGCATCCGCGGCTTCGTAGTAGCGCTCGATACCGAGACCGGCGAGGAGGTGTGGAGGACCCACACCGTGCCGGCCCCGGACGAGCCGGGGAACGAGAGTTGGTGGGGCGACGCGTGGCAGACCGGAGGCGCCGCCGTGTGGCTCACAGGGCACTACGATCCCGAGTTGGGCCTGACGTACTGGGGCACCGGCAATCCCGGTCCGTGGATGGGGGACGTCCGACCCGGGGACAACCTCTATTCCAATTCTGTCGTCGCGCTCAACGTCGATACCGGCGAGCTCGTCGGCCATCACCAGTACCATTGGAACGGGTCGTGGGATTGGGACGAGGTCTCGACGCCTCTTCTGATCGATGTCGAGCGCGACGGGCGGACGTTTCCGGCTCTCGTGCACCCGGGCCGCAACGGGTACCTGTGGCTGCTCGAGCGCAGCGCGGATGCGATCTCGTTCGTTGACGCCTGGCCGTATGTGCGCCAGAACGTCTTCATCAACATAGACCCAGAGACGGGTCGGCCGACGTACGACCAACTCAGGAAGCCCAGCACCGGCTTCCAGGCCGACTTCTGCCCTTCACTCTGGGGTGGCAAGGACTGGCCGCCCGCGGCCTACAATCCGGGTACCGGTCTGCTATACATCCCCGCCAACGAGAATCTGTGCGGGTCGATCGAGGGTCGGGAGGTCACGTACCGCCCAGGCCGGGCGTTCATCGGGGCCGACACGGATCTGACCGTGTGGCCGGGAGCGGAGCACATCGGCGAGCTGCAAGCCTGGAACATAGACACCGGCGAGGAAGTGTGGACACGCGAATTCGACTCCCCGAACTGGGGCCCCGTGATGACGACCGCCGGAAATCTCGTCTTCATGGGCGGCACCAGCGATCGCTACTTCCGCGCGTTCGATGCGCGCACAGGTGACCAGCTCTGGCAGCAGCGAACCAACTCCGGTGTCATCGGGGTGCCGTCGTCCTACATGGTCGATGGCGTGCAGTACATCGCCGTCCAGTCGGGCTTTGGCGTGGACGCGGCATCGATGCAGCGACGGGTCGACGCCGACCGCGGAACAGAGACGTTCGTGCCCCAGGGTGGGGTGATCTGGGTGTTCGCGCTGGGAGGGTAG
- a CDS encoding type II toxin-antitoxin system VapC family toxin, which yields MMVLDASAVVEWLMGSERGDAVVAQMLDDPDGSFFAPDLLDVEVVQAFRRLARSGAVSDARATGAVELLDALPVERHSAGILVSRMWTLRDNLSAYAAAYVALAEALDCPLLTCDARSADAPGHRAKVRVVR from the coding sequence GTGATGGTCCTGGACGCCTCTGCCGTGGTGGAGTGGCTGATGGGAAGCGAGCGTGGTGACGCCGTAGTGGCGCAAATGCTGGACGACCCGGACGGCTCATTCTTCGCGCCGGATCTGCTCGATGTCGAGGTCGTGCAGGCGTTTCGACGCTTGGCGCGGTCGGGCGCGGTCTCGGACGCGAGGGCGACCGGGGCAGTCGAGCTACTGGACGCCCTACCCGTCGAAAGACACTCCGCTGGGATTCTCGTGTCGCGCATGTGGACGCTGCGCGACAACCTGAGCGCTTACGCCGCCGCGTACGTTGCGCTCGCGGAGGCCCTCGACTGTCCGCTACTCACCTGTGATGCTCGGAGCGCTGACGCGCCCGGTCATCGGGCGAAGGTTCGGGTGGTACGGTAG
- a CDS encoding Rieske (2Fe-2S) protein: MDRRAALKAFVGLGLASGLTDCTSAAEPGATPSPPEADATPLEEHEHPAEGDVLVFAFGDREGQVIAPSDVPLGGPQLFAYPADSDGAHVASESRLDQVMLVRMDPSSLTEETAARAVEGIVAYSAVCTHEGCDVSDWNEDGLQLVCPCHDSEFDPSDNGQVTEGPARRRLAALPLKIVDGTLMAGGGFLGRVGFRRR; this comes from the coding sequence ATGGACCGGCGAGCCGCGCTCAAGGCGTTCGTGGGCCTGGGGTTGGCGTCCGGGCTGACGGACTGCACGTCCGCTGCGGAGCCTGGCGCAACGCCCTCACCGCCCGAGGCTGACGCTACGCCGCTCGAGGAGCACGAGCACCCGGCCGAAGGCGACGTGCTGGTCTTCGCGTTCGGTGATAGGGAGGGCCAGGTCATCGCGCCCTCCGACGTCCCGCTCGGCGGCCCCCAGCTCTTCGCGTATCCCGCCGACTCTGACGGCGCGCATGTCGCATCGGAATCGCGACTGGATCAGGTGATGCTCGTGCGCATGGACCCCTCGAGTCTCACCGAGGAGACTGCGGCTCGCGCCGTGGAAGGAATCGTCGCCTATTCGGCGGTATGCACACACGAGGGATGTGACGTCAGCGACTGGAACGAAGACGGGTTGCAGCTCGTGTGCCCCTGCCACGATTCCGAGTTCGACCCGAGCGACAACGGGCAAGTGACGGAAGGTCCGGCGCGGCGGCGTCTCGCGGCGCTCCCGCTCAAGATCGTCGACGGCACGCTGATGGCGGGGGGCGGCTTCCTCGGGCGGGTGGGATTCCGGCGGCGCTGA
- a CDS encoding S9 family peptidase has translation MISRKCRGGVPLLLVGVCATVPALAGAQTRPFTAEDMLDLAQISGGVSVASGGGRIAYMLPDVTEEWNILERFPLGTVYVQSLDGPSARPPVALGSDGQRSSFPVFSPDGSRLAFFFERAGGGQLAVWRADTGETRTVGTPFPGKATMAPQWVSDGQVVYARPAAPVDASGEAREPARVRVLQSTDEVLPGDAFFANRSRAGLAVVDVGDGTERTLLEDDQPLRRFAVSPDGRHVIAALPSPATAGIARRERNETFLWRIDARGAPRKITDGGERLSWLPDGRLAWRSRGRLLTLGVNDPGPAEGGSGIPFDSGPGARFTPLAWSPDGTRFVSLVADPSISDPEIEAPQPGMYSIARPFMDLYLVSSEDGTARNLTADFDDNVSGPVWSADGSSLFFRAVDNRTYDETLYRYELAQGRLSQLASGEEAYGNLMPVPDGLLLTIQSATAPSDLWFIDGTTGRRTRVTELNPQLTDFAFSKPELLHFDNADGERLGALLYRPPGATDGVPVITYIYEKLTPSIHRFSARHQIFATHGYAVLMPNVKVKVGETGTSYVKSVVPAVDMVRDMGFTNDRFCLWGGSFGAYGTSFVITQTKVFDCAVSRATPPDLIRNWASGRDRDSDNIETGQARMGGSPFEFMERYLSQSAFFHLDEVETPVLLTHGVKDYTILVGEGELMFYALRRLGKAATLVLYEEGDHSLYRHSRADALDVHKRMLDWFEMYLRPERAAGNGGAR, from the coding sequence ATGATCAGCAGGAAGTGCCGCGGGGGCGTACCGCTCCTACTTGTCGGTGTATGCGCGACGGTTCCGGCGCTTGCCGGAGCGCAGACTCGTCCGTTCACCGCCGAGGACATGCTCGATCTGGCGCAGATCAGCGGAGGTGTCTCCGTCGCCTCGGGCGGCGGCCGGATCGCGTATATGCTACCGGACGTGACAGAAGAGTGGAACATCCTGGAGCGTTTCCCCCTGGGTACGGTCTACGTGCAGAGCCTCGACGGGCCGTCCGCGCGTCCGCCCGTGGCGCTCGGCTCCGACGGTCAGCGTAGCTCCTTCCCGGTCTTCTCACCTGACGGCTCACGCCTGGCGTTCTTCTTCGAGCGAGCCGGCGGGGGACAGCTCGCCGTCTGGCGTGCCGATACTGGAGAGACGCGCACGGTCGGGACTCCGTTCCCTGGGAAGGCGACGATGGCCCCCCAGTGGGTGTCCGACGGTCAGGTCGTCTACGCACGACCGGCGGCGCCTGTTGATGCATCCGGGGAGGCGCGTGAGCCCGCCCGCGTGCGCGTGCTTCAGAGCACGGATGAGGTCCTGCCCGGTGACGCCTTCTTCGCGAACCGGAGCCGCGCCGGCCTGGCCGTCGTGGACGTCGGAGACGGCACGGAGCGGACGCTGCTCGAGGACGACCAGCCGCTTCGGCGCTTTGCGGTCTCCCCAGACGGGCGACACGTGATCGCTGCTCTGCCCAGCCCTGCCACAGCGGGTATCGCCCGCCGCGAGCGTAACGAGACGTTCCTCTGGCGGATCGACGCTCGCGGGGCTCCGCGCAAGATCACCGACGGCGGCGAGCGACTCTCCTGGCTTCCGGACGGGCGGTTGGCGTGGCGCAGCCGTGGTCGCTTGCTGACGCTCGGAGTGAACGATCCCGGCCCGGCGGAGGGCGGGAGCGGTATCCCGTTCGATTCCGGCCCCGGCGCCCGTTTTACGCCCCTCGCGTGGTCTCCTGACGGGACGCGCTTCGTGAGCCTGGTGGCCGACCCGTCGATCAGCGACCCCGAGATCGAGGCCCCGCAGCCGGGCATGTATTCGATCGCCCGGCCGTTCATGGATCTGTACCTCGTGTCGAGCGAGGACGGCACGGCCCGCAACCTCACGGCGGACTTCGACGACAACGTGAGTGGCCCGGTGTGGAGCGCGGACGGATCCTCGCTCTTCTTCCGCGCCGTCGACAACCGCACCTATGACGAGACGCTGTACCGCTACGAGCTCGCGCAGGGGCGACTCTCTCAGCTGGCTTCCGGCGAGGAGGCGTACGGCAACCTCATGCCCGTTCCCGACGGGCTCCTGCTGACGATCCAGTCGGCGACCGCGCCGTCCGACCTGTGGTTTATCGACGGCACCACAGGACGTCGCACACGCGTGACCGAGCTCAACCCGCAGTTGACGGATTTTGCGTTCAGCAAGCCGGAGCTCCTGCACTTCGACAACGCGGACGGCGAGCGGTTGGGCGCGCTCCTGTATCGACCTCCCGGAGCGACCGACGGTGTTCCGGTGATCACGTACATCTATGAGAAGCTCACCCCCAGCATCCATCGTTTCAGCGCACGTCACCAGATCTTCGCGACTCACGGCTACGCCGTTCTCATGCCCAACGTGAAGGTGAAGGTCGGCGAGACCGGCACGTCGTATGTGAAGAGCGTCGTGCCCGCGGTCGACATGGTGCGTGACATGGGCTTCACCAACGACCGCTTCTGTCTCTGGGGTGGCAGCTTCGGCGCGTACGGCACGTCGTTCGTCATCACGCAGACGAAGGTCTTCGATTGCGCCGTCTCGCGCGCCACGCCTCCCGATCTCATCCGCAACTGGGCGAGCGGCCGGGACCGCGATTCGGACAACATCGAGACCGGGCAGGCGCGCATGGGGGGCAGCCCGTTCGAGTTCATGGAGCGCTACCTGTCCCAGTCGGCTTTTTTCCACCTCGACGAGGTCGAGACGCCGGTGCTGCTCACGCACGGTGTGAAGGACTACACGATTCTGGTCGGCGAGGGCGAGCTGATGTTCTACGCCCTCAGGCGGTTGGGGAAAGCCGCCACGCTCGTGCTCTACGAGGAGGGCGATCACAGCCTGTATCGGCACTCGCGCGCCGACGCGCTCGACGTGCACAAGAGGATGCTCGACTGGTTCGAGATGTACCTCCGGCCGGAGCGTGCGGCCGGGAACGGGGGGGCGAGGTGA
- a CDS encoding DUF2784 domain-containing protein: MIYGLLADLVLALHALFVVFVVLGGLLALRWRRAAFVHVPCALWGAWVELVGWICPLTPLEVSLRQQAGEGGYAGGFLEQYLVPILYPGDLTRGIQIGLGVFVLVLNVAIYAAVMRQWRRSRTDGV, from the coding sequence ATGATCTACGGACTGCTCGCTGACCTCGTACTCGCGCTGCACGCGCTCTTCGTTGTGTTCGTCGTCCTCGGAGGGTTGCTGGCACTGCGCTGGCGTCGCGCGGCGTTCGTCCACGTACCGTGCGCCCTGTGGGGGGCATGGGTCGAGCTGGTGGGCTGGATCTGCCCGCTGACCCCTCTCGAGGTCTCCTTGCGACAGCAGGCCGGTGAGGGCGGCTACGCCGGCGGCTTCCTCGAGCAGTACCTCGTTCCGATCCTGTATCCCGGCGATCTGACGCGCGGCATCCAGATCGGGCTCGGCGTCTTCGTGCTGGTCCTGAACGTCGCCATCTATGCGGCCGTGATGCGGCAGTGGAGGCGCTCGCGGACGGACGGCGTTTGA